The following is a genomic window from bacterium.
GCTGGCGCTACGCGTTCATGGTCGTGGGCGCCCCGGGCGTGATCTTCGCGGCGATCTTCTTCCTGACCGTGAAGGAGCCGCCGCGTGGCCGCTTCGAGGTCGCCTCGAGTGGCGCTCCCGCTCCGTCTCTCGGAGAGACGATCGCCGTCCTGCGCGGCTTCCGTTCGTTCTGGCTGATCGCGGTCGCCTGCGGGCTCACGGCATTCGGCGGCTACGGCGTCGGCAACTTCCTGCCCGCATTCATCGAACGCTCTCATGGCATCTCGGGGTGGGACCTCGGCGTCGTGATGGCCTTCGGCGGGGGCGGTGCCGGCATGGTCGGCACCTTCCTGGGCGGGCGCCTGGCGGATCGGCTCGGGGCCGGGGAGCGGCGCTGGTATCTCTGGCTCCCGGCCGTCGCGAGTACCCTCGCACTTCCACTCGTCTTCCCGATGCTCCTGTCCGCGGCAACGCCACTCGCGATCTCGTCGATGGTCGTCGTGACGGCGCTGACGAACACCTACCTCGGGCCGAGCCTCGCGACCTGCCACCAGCTGGTCCCGCCTGCGATGCGGGCGCTGACGTCCGCGATCCTCTTCTTCATCCTGAACCTGATCGGTCTCGGCTGTGGGCCCCCGCTCGCCGGCGCGCTCAGCGACGTGCTCGGCGAGACCTACGGCACGGACGGGCTGCGCTACGCGCTGATGATCGTCGCGATGATCTCGGCGCTCGGCGTCGGGTTCTTCGTGCTGGCCGCGCGGCAGCTTCCGAAGGACCTCGCCCGGGGCCAGGTCTAACCGGCGCTTCGCGTCGCGGTCACGATCCAGAGCGGGTCGGCGTCGTCTGGCGACCGGTCGACGGGCTCGATGTCCTCGAAGAGGCCGCACTGGGCATGGTACGCCGCGACGAGTCGGTAGCGCTCGGTCGCACCCGGGACGTGGAATGCGCGGATCGCCTTCGTCGGAAAGCAGCGGTGGGACATCGCGACGATCGAACGCCCACCGGGCCGCAGGACCCGAGCGACCTCGGCGAAGACCTCGAGGGGCCGCGTGAGGTACTGGACCGAAACCGCGTTCACGACGAAGTCGAAGCTCGCGTCGGCGTAGGGCAGGGTCGGCTCGCGGTTGAGGTCGTGGACGACGTGCTCGGTGAGCCGCCGATTGGCCGCGAGCTCCTCGGTGTTCATGCCGAGCCCCGCGACCCTCCCGAGTGGTGGGTCGAGGGGTAGGTGGGAGACCCACGACGACATCAAGTCGAGCACGTCCGCGCCCGGTGTCAGCACCTCGGCGTAGTAGTCGGTCAACGCCTCGATCGTGGCGTCGTCGATGTGGACGACCATGCGCGCGAACGCGTAGAAGTCCGCATCGGGGGATTCGTCCACCCGGTCGGTGGCGTGGGGCGGGAGCGGGGACAAGGCGATCTCCGAAGCGTGCGCCCCGACTATAGGCCCTTTCGGCTAGAGGCCCTTGGGCTTCGTCCCGATCACTTCGTCCGCGGCGAGCTGCTCGATCGCGTCCTCGGAGAGGCCGACCTCCGTCAGGACCTCGTGGTTGTGCTGACCCATCGTGGGCGCCGCGGTGCGGTTCCACGCGTCGACGGTCGCGAACGTGAAGGGCGGACGGACGACCGGGTGCGTGCCGACGATCGGATGGTCGACGTTCTCGAAGAAGCCGCGGGCGATGAACTGCGGATGGAAGGACTGCTTCCGGGAGTCCCAGACGCCGCCGGCCGGGATGCCACGGGCGTGGAGCGCCTGGACGGTCTCGTCGAGGTCCTGGGTCGCCAACCAGCTCGCGAGCGCCTCGTCGATGACGCCGTGTTTACGGCGGCGCCCGGCGTGGGTCGCGAGCTCCGCGTCGTCGGCCCAGGCCGGGTTTCCGAGGAGATCCTTGAGGGCGCTCCACTCGTCGTCGTTTCGCACGACCAGCGCGATCCAGTTCTCGTGTCCGGCGCAGGCATAGACGTTCTGGGGGGCGCCCTGGGGGCCGCGGTTGCCGTCGCGCCCGAGCTCCACGCCGTAGGCGGACCACTCGATCGCGAGCTCCGCCGCCGCATTGAGCGCGCCTTCGACCATCGTGCACTCGAGCAGGTGCCCCTTGCCCGTCTTCTCGCGCTCGGCGAGCGCGACCTGCGTCGCGAAGGCCGCGTGCATGCCGGCGAGGGGGTCACACGGTCCGCGCTGGATTCGAGGTTGATCGTCCGCGTGGCCGGTGATCCAGGCCAGGCCCGAGATCTGCTCCATCGTCTGGGCGAAGCCCACGTTGTCGCGCCAGGGGCCGGAGAGGCCGAAAGCGGGCATGCGGACGACGATGCACTTCGGGTTGATCCTGTGGATGTTCTCCCAGTCGAGTCCGAAGTTCTCGACGACCCGCGGCGAGAAGTTCTCGATGAAGACGTCCGCCTCTTCGATCAGCTTCTTGCAGATCTCGAGGCCCTTCGGGTCGGCCAGGTTGAGCGTGAGCCCGCGCTTGTTCGTGTTGGCAGCGAGGGTGATCGCGCTCCGCTCCCACCAGTCGCCTTCGGCCATGAAGAGGCCACCCATCATACGCATGCCGTCGGGGCGCTGGATCGCCTCGACCTTGATCACGTCCGCGCCGAGGTTCGCGAGCATCTGGCAGGCGGAAGGCCCGGCCCACCAGGCGGTCGTGTCGATCACGCGGATCCCCTTCAGCGGGAGGTCGGGGTCGCTCGCAGCGGAGGGCGTGATCCCGGGGTGCGGGCGTTCGCGAGACTCGATCGCGTCCTGATGCTCCCCGATCGTGGGGACCGGCTCGAAGGGTCGCGGCTCCTCGCCGTCCATCAGGTAGGGCGAGCGGGGCTGCTGGAAGCCGCCGGTCGGGTTCTTCTTGAAGACGCCCCGTTCCTTCAGATGGATGTGGTCGAGCACGGTCTTGCCGCTGCAGACCGGCGCGACGGGGATCCGGAGCAGGGACGCGCGCTCGACGATCTCCGCGGTGGTGTGCTGGGTCGTCCAGGCGCGGACGATCTCGTTCCACTCGTCCATGCGCGCCATCCGCGTTCCGATCATGGCCCACTCGGGCTCCTCGAGGAGGTCGGGTCTCTCGATCAGGAGCAGGAAGTCGGTGAACTGCTGGTTCGAGTTGGTGTTGAAGCCGACCCAGCCGTCGAGGGTCGGTTCGATCGAGGGCACCTCGACCGAGCGCGCACCGGCGACCGCTTCCGGCCGTCCGCTCAGGTGGTCCATCAGGTCGGCGTAGGTCGTCGAGCCGATGTTCATGACCTCGCAGAGCGAGAAGTCGATGTGCTCCCCCTGACCATTCGCGCGCGAGCGTCGCGCCGCGGCGAGGCCGGCAACCGCGCTGAACGTGCCGCCGATCCACTCGGTCGTCATTCCGCCGCACATCACGGGGGGCATCGACTGGAGCCCGCGTCCCGAGAGGCCACCGCTGTTCGCCTGGACGACGAGATCCGCCGAGGGCGTGCCCGAAAGCGGGCCGCCGCGTCCGTAGTCGGAGATCGAGAGAACCGCGAGGCCCGGGTACTGCTCCGCGAGAGCCTTGCCGTCGACCGCGCCGTCGCTCGTCTCGACGACGAGGTCGGCGCCGCGCAGCAGGGCATCGACGTGGTCGTCGCCGATCGCGCCCACCACCGACTTCTTCGACGTGTTGAGGAACTGGAAGAGGGCGCCGTCCTTGCCGTCGAGGTCCTGGCCGCTGGCGGTCCACCGTCGTAGCGCGTCGCCTTCCGCCGGCTCGACCTTGATCACCTCGGCGTAGGCGTCGGCGAGCAGCTTGGTGGCGTAGGCACCGGCGATCCGGTTGCTGAAATCGACGACGCGCAGATCGCGCAGTCCCTGCATGGCGTTTCCTCGGGATGGGCGGCGGGGCCGCGAGAAGAGCGAAGACTATAGAGCGGATGCCGGTGCGCCACCGGGCCGTCTGGGCGTGGTCAGAAGGTCTTCCATGTCTCGGGAAGGGAGGTCGAGCCCGCCAGCGTGAACTGCAGGCGCTCGAATCGCCAACCGTCCGGCGTGCGGACGCAGACGTCGTCGTAGATGCCGGTCTGGAGCTCCGCGCGCCCTTCGAGGGTCACCGCGAGCAGGGCGTGCCAGCGCGCCGTCGCCCGGTCGCCGTCGACCTCGATGCGCGGATTCGTGATGTGGTGGAACGCGAAGGGCATGATCGCCTCGCCGGTGGCCATGAAGGCGCGGATGCCGTCGTGCCCTTCGCCGCCGCCGTAGTCGCCGGAGTCCCATACGCCGTCGGGCACGAAGAGCGCGACGACCGCGTCCGGATCGTGTGCTTTCGTGCCGGTCCAGCCGCCGTCGACGGCGTCCGCGTAGCGCGCCTTCAGCTTCTCGATCTCGTGTACGTCTTCGAGGACACCCATTTCGCGTTCTCCGTGGTCGTGCGCCGCCCGATGTCGACCCGGGCGAGCGGTGGGGGACCGATTCTCGCCCGCGATCGGCCCGTTCGCGAGGGCGCGCGGGCGGGTTCGAATCGTCTATGGTGGACGGGTCGATGCGCCGCGACCGGTCGGCGCAGGGAGGCCGCCCATGCCCGAAGTCCACGATTCGTTCTGCCGTTTCTGTCACGCTGCCTGCGCGATCAAGGTCACCGTCGAAGACGGGCGGCCCGTCAAGGTGATCGGCAGCAAGGACAACCCGGTCTACCACGGATACACGTGCGCGAAGGGGCGCGCGCTCCCCGAGCAGCACGCGAACCCCCACCGCCTGCTCCAGACGATGAAGCGCGACGACGAGGGCGTGCACCGCCCGATCCCCGTCGAGCAGGCGATGGACGAGATCGCCGAGAAGGTGGCCCGGATCGTCGAGGAACACGGTCCGCGCTCGGTGGCGCTCTATACCGGGACGTTCTCCTTCCCGTACGCCGCCGGCGCGCCGATGGCGAGCGCGTGGCTGCGGGCCCTCGGCTCCCCGATGTTCTTCACCAGCGCGACGATCGATCAGCCCGGGAAGATGATCGCGCCGGCCCTCCACGGGACCTGGGGCGGTGGTCCCTATCACTTCGACGGCGCGGACACCTGGATGCTCTTCGGTGCGAATCCGACCATCTCGAAGTCGATCGGGATTCCCTGCATGAACCCGGCGAAGCGGCTCCACGACGCCATGAACCGGGGCATGGATCTGATCGTGGTCGATCCGCGGCGGAGCGAAGCCGCGAAGGCGGCGACGGTCTTTCTCCAGCCCAAGCCCGGGGAGGATCCGACGATCCTGGCCGGCATGATCCGCGTCCTGCTGGCCGAGGATCTCGTCGACCGCGAGTTCGTCTCGAGCTGGACCCGCGGTCTCGACGAGCTGCGCGAACGGGTCGAGCCCTTCACCCTCGACTACGTGGAGCGACGCGCCGGGGTCCCCGGCGAGGACGTGGCGCGGGCGGCTCGCATCTTCGCGTCCCACCGCAAAGGCGGGCTGAACATCGGGACCGGGCCCAACATGGCGTCCCGCGGCAACCTGACCGAGTACCTCGGGCTCTGCATGAACACGCTGACCGGGCACTGGCGCCGGGAAGGCGAGCTCCTGCCGAACCCCGGCGTGCTGATGGCGCCCAGCCCGAGCAAGGCGCAGGCCTTCGACCCGCACCCGGGCTGGGGCTTCGGCGAGCACATGCGTGTGCGCAATCTGACGGACACGGCGGCGGGCATGCCGACGGCGGCGCTCGCGGAGGAGATCCTGCTCGAAGGGGAAGGACAGGTGAAGGCGCTCTTCAGTGTGGGCGGAAACCCGATGGCGGCGTGGCCGGACCAGGACAAGACCCTCGCGGCGATGAACGCTCTCGATCTGAACGTCACCCTCGACATCAAGATGAGCGCGACGGCGAAGCTCGCGGACTACGTGATCGCCCCGAAGCTGTCGCTTGAGGTGCCGGGGATCACGCTTCCGACGGAGTCCCTCACGCCCTACGCGATGGGCTACCCCGAGCCCTATGCCCAGTACTCCCCCGCGATCGTGGACCCGCCGGAGGGATCCGACGTGATCGAGGAGTGGGAGTTCTTCTACGGCCTCGCCCAGCGGATGAAGCTCCCGATCACCCTCGCGGCGTCCTACGAGTGGGGCCCGGACATGGAGAAGCCCGAGGTCACGGCGTTCGATCTCGACCGGAAGCCCAGCAACGACGAGCTCTTCGAGGCGCTGACGAAGGGCGCGCGGGTTCCGCTCTCGGAGGTCCGCAAGCATCCGGGTGGCGCCGTCTTCCCGGAAGACGTCGCCGTCGCTGCCGGGGATCCGGACGCGCCGGGTCGGCTCGACTTCGCGGATCGCACGATGATGGGGGAGCTCGCGCAGGTGGCGGCGGAGCCGGTGGATCGGGACACCTACTACGCGTACCGCCTCGTTTCGCGGCGTCTCCCGGACGTCCACAACTCCGCCGGGCGCGACATTCCGAAGCTCGTCCGGAAGTGGAGCTACAACCCGGCCTTCATGAATCCAGAAGACCTCGCGGAGCTCGGTCTCGCAGCGGGCGACGTCATCGAGATCACGAGTAGCTATTCGTCGATCCTGGGCGTCGTGGAGCCGGAGGCGGAGCTGCGGCGCGGCGTCATCTCGATGGCACACGGCTTCGGGGACGCGCCCGGCAGCCCCGACGACAAGGACGTGCGCAAGATCGGGAGCAACACGGGCCGACTCTCGGCCGCCGATCGGAATTACGACCCCTACTCGGGAATCCCGCTCATGAGCTCGATTCCCGTCAACGTGGCGCCGGCGGAAGAGCTGGCGGCGAGCTGAACGGAAGCGCGGAGGACGGACAGTGGGCATTCTGGATCTATCGGGCCGCGGGGCCCTCGTCGTCGGCGGGGGGCAGGGCATGGGACGAGCGACAGCGCTCCTGCTGGCGCAGGCCGGCGCGAATCCCGCCGTGGTCGATGCGGAGCGGGAGCGCGCCGAGAACGTCGCGGCGGAGATCGAAGCGCTCGGGCGCAAGTCGGCGGCGCTGAGCGCGGACGTGACGAAGCGAGAGGAGGTCGAAGGCCTGATCGCCGCCGCCGATCAGGCGGTCGGCCCCCTCGATATCGTCGTCAACATCGTGGGTGGGGCGACCTGGGCGCCGCTGCTGTCCGTCGACGACGCGCACTGGGACCGGAATTTCGACGTCAACCTCCGGCACCACCTCTACGTCTCACAGACCGCGGCGCGGAACTGGGTCGACCAGGAGCGCCCCGGCGTGCTGTGCATCGTGGCTTCCGTCTCCGGCATGTTCGGCGCCGCGCGCCACGGGGCCTACGGTGCAGCGAAGGCCGGCGTACTGAGCTTCGTGAAGACGGCCGCCGAGGAATGGTGGCCCCACGGCATCCGCGTGAACTGCGTCGTGCCCGGGACGGTTCGCACGCCGCGCATGGAGGCCGAGTGGGCCTCGGGCAAGACGCCGCAACCTTCCACGGATCTGCTCGGAACGATCGCCGAGCCCGAAGACATCGGCGGCGCGATCACGTTCCTCGTCTCGGACCTGGCGCGAAAGATCACGGGCCAGGCGCTGGTGGTCGATGGCGGCTGGACCACACGCTTCCCCTACTCGCTCACCTGACGCCGTCTGGTGACGCCATCCACCGACGCGAAGGGCCGATCGATCGGAACGCGTCGGCGCGCGAGCTCCGTCACGGCAGCCTGGAGAAGACCGAGATGTCCGACCTGAACGAAATCTTCGGCCTGAACGATCGCGTCGCCGTCGTGACCGGCGCCGCCTCGGGGATCGGGCGATCCGTGGCCGAGGTCCTCGCGCAGGCCGGAGCCCGCGTGGTCCTCGGCGATCTCGACGCGGAAGGGGCCGAGGCGACGGCCAAGACCGTGCGCGAGGCCGGGGGCGAGGCCGTCGCGATGGGCTGCAACGTCGCCGTCCGTGACGAGGTCGACGGGTTGATCGCCCGGGCGGGGAGCGAGTTCGGCGGTCTCGACGTGCTCTGCAATGTCGCCGGCGTCCCGGCGGATGGTCTCCTCGAGACGCTGACCGACGAAGAAGTCGATCGCGTCGTGGCGATCAACCTGAAGGGCACGCTCTACGGGTGCCAGGCGGCGATCCCCGCGATGTCGACCCGCGGTGGCGGAAGCATCATCAACGTCTCGTCGGGTGCGATCGATCTCCCGGTTGCAGGCTACGGGCTCTATTCCATCACCAAGGCGGCGGTCGCCCAGCTGACCCACAGCCTCGCGCAGGAGGTCGGTGATCGCGGAATCCGCGTGAATGCCCTGGCACCCGGCGCGACGGTCACGAACTTCACGAAGCGCCGGCTCGAGAGGGACGCCGACGGAAACGTCGACGAGGCGAGCCTCGGCCAGTTCATCGGCTCGATGGAAGCGATGTCGCCCCTCGGTCGCGTCGGAGAGGCCGTCGACCAGGCCTGGCTCGTGCTCTACCTGGCGTCGGATGCGTCCCGCTTCTGTACCGGACAGATCTGGCGATCGAACGGCGGCGCCACGACGGGGCGCTGAAGCTCCTGCCCTCCGGCTCGAACGCGCGCTGAACAGGCGCAACGTGGCCGGTCGGATCGCACTCGTTGCGAGTGGTGTTCGCACGGCGTGCACCGATCCCGCGCGGGCGGTCGGCGGTCATCGCCGAGTGACGCAATCGCGTGTCGCTACGTCGATTACCGATTGACAAGCGGCGATCTCGACATATTTTGGATTCGTACGTCGCTGCACGGTCGTGGAGGACCGAGGTTCCGTTTTCCGAATTCGGAGGAGGGTCTCGGGCGAGCCGATCCGAAGAAGGAGTGTCGCGAACGTTCTCGCCGCGGCGCGAGGAGGACCTCGGGTCCTGCCGTGCGCGGATGACGACGCGGACTCCCGACGATCGATCCCCGATCCGATGCGGCGTGACTCGCTCGTCTTCGATGCCCGAAGGCAGAGTCGGATCCGCCCTCGAGGCGGCTTCGCGACCGGAAGGCACTGACCGGCGAAGCGTCGTCGCGCTCCGAACGACCGAAGCAACCCATCGTGCGGTCGACGTGCTCGATGCAGCCGCATCGGAGGTCGAGTAGGAAAACGGGTCGAGCTCGTGAGGATCGAACGAATCGCCGTTGGCGCGCGCAGCCAGGGACGCGTCCCGAGTCGGCGGCGCGCGCGATGGATGGCGTTCGAACGATTCGTTCACGTGTCGAGTGCGGAGAACAGACCGAGCCCGGGAGCCTCACCCGAACGGGCTTCGAAGAGCGAGGTGGTGCGCGCAGCTCTCTTGACGAGTGACATCGTGTGAGAGGCCGTGTGTGAGGCGTGGGACGGGGAGTGACCCGTTTCGCGCGAACCCCTTCCGTCGATCCGACCGTGGCGATTCCGCGATCCCCGAACGGTCGAAACCGGCGGGATACCTCCGTGAGCCCCAACCGCCCCCCAAGATCGAACGAAGATGGCGGCGGGTCGCTTCGGCCGAGCCCAAAGAGTTCCTGAAGCGGTGAAGTCTGATCGCAAGCCGCCTCGGTCCGGCGCGACGACCGAAAAGCGCCGGCGCGTCTTCCGAAAAGCGCCTGCGGCTCAGGAAGAGGCGGCGGCCCTGCCGGCGCGACTTCCGAAAAGCGCCCGCAGCTCAGGAAGACGCGGCGGCCCTGCCGGCGCGTCTTCCGAAAAAAGTCCCGTCGCCGAGCGAGAGCCCGCTGCTGTAGCCGCCGACGGCGAGCCCGGAGGTCGAGCGTCCCGCGCCGTAGAGCCCGTGGATGACGCGACCCTCCGGATCGAGCACGCGGCCGTCGACATCGGTCGCGAGCCCGCCGAGGGTGAACACGGCGTACCGCGCGTTGTCCGTCGTGCAGTCGATCGCGCCGAACGGTGCGCTCTCGAGCGGCTGGAGGTAGGGCTCGCGCTTTCCGAAGAGCGGATCCTCCCCGCGTCGGGCGTGGAGGTTGAAGACGTCGATCGTGGACTCGAGCGCGCCCTCCGGCAGGCCCAGCTCGCGACCGAGCTCGGCCGGAGTCTCTCCGACGGCGACGAGCTCGAAGCCGTATTCGGCAGGCGTGTAGAACGCGTCGTCGACGATCAGCCAGCACCGGCCTTCCTGGCGGAGAAGCGCGTAGTCCCCGAGGCGTCCGTAGTACGCGTCCTCGTTGATGAAGCGCTGGCCCTGGGCGTTCACGAGGAGGCCCGCCTTGAGATCCCACGGCTGGGTGACGGGGAGCGAGACCGAGACCTTGTCGAGGTGGCGGGTGCCGGCGCCCGCTTCCATTCCGAGGCGGATCCCCGACCCGTCGTCTCCGTCGGCCGCCACCCGCATCGAGCACTTCTTCGCCGCGGGCACGTAGGCATCGAGCATTTCGTCGTTCAGGACGAAACCACCGGTCGTGATCACGATCCCGCCTCGGGCACGTACGTTGCGCGCCTCGCCGAAGGTCTCGATCCGGGCGCCAGAGATCGCGCCATCCCGCTCGCGATAGAGCGCCGAGCAGATCGTGTTGAACGCCGTGCGCGCTCCGCTCCGTTCGACGGCCTCGCAGAGCACGCTCATGACCTTGTGTCCGGCCGCCCCCGGAACGGCCGCGACGTGGCCACGCGGAGCGGGTCGGGCGAGGTCGCGGAAGGGATGCACGTTCTCGGAGCCGGACCAGACGAGGCCGTCGTCCGTCGGCGGCTCCCCCGACTGCCCGTAGTAGAAGGTCTCCTTGTACGGGACGCCCTGGGCGACGAGCCAGTCGAAGTGCTCGACGGTTCCATCGCAGTAGAGCTCGAGCTTGGCGTCGTCCCGGCCGGGGCCGATCGAG
Proteins encoded in this region:
- a CDS encoding MFS transporter — translated: MSASDDDSARGVAFSPGVTRYALVMLTIAYAFNFIDRQILVILQQSIKEEMALLDWQLGLLTGPAFAAIYVTAGIPVAYWADRGNRKNIISLAVAVWSGMTVLSGTAQNFWQLFAARFGVGLGEAGGSPPAHAMISDYYPPEERGAALGFYSAGLHFGIVLGFLIGAFVEEAFGWRYAFMVVGAPGVIFAAIFFLTVKEPPRGRFEVASSGAPAPSLGETIAVLRGFRSFWLIAVACGLTAFGGYGVGNFLPAFIERSHGISGWDLGVVMAFGGGGAGMVGTFLGGRLADRLGAGERRWYLWLPAVASTLALPLVFPMLLSAATPLAISSMVVVTALTNTYLGPSLATCHQLVPPAMRALTSAILFFILNLIGLGCGPPLAGALSDVLGETYGTDGLRYALMIVAMISALGVGFFVLAARQLPKDLARGQV
- a CDS encoding SDR family oxidoreductase; translation: MSDLNEIFGLNDRVAVVTGAASGIGRSVAEVLAQAGARVVLGDLDAEGAEATAKTVREAGGEAVAMGCNVAVRDEVDGLIARAGSEFGGLDVLCNVAGVPADGLLETLTDEEVDRVVAINLKGTLYGCQAAIPAMSTRGGGSIINVSSGAIDLPVAGYGLYSITKAAVAQLTHSLAQEVGDRGIRVNALAPGATVTNFTKRRLERDADGNVDEASLGQFIGSMEAMSPLGRVGEAVDQAWLVLYLASDASRFCTGQIWRSNGGATTGR
- a CDS encoding SDR family oxidoreductase, with amino-acid sequence MGILDLSGRGALVVGGGQGMGRATALLLAQAGANPAVVDAERERAENVAAEIEALGRKSAALSADVTKREEVEGLIAAADQAVGPLDIVVNIVGGATWAPLLSVDDAHWDRNFDVNLRHHLYVSQTAARNWVDQERPGVLCIVASVSGMFGAARHGAYGAAKAGVLSFVKTAAEEWWPHGIRVNCVVPGTVRTPRMEAEWASGKTPQPSTDLLGTIAEPEDIGGAITFLVSDLARKITGQALVVDGGWTTRFPYSLT
- a CDS encoding FAD-dependent oxidoreductase codes for the protein MKTEVLDAGSISAYDEEVDVLVVGLGAAGAATALAARESDADVLVVERAGGGGGTSAMSGGVIYLGGGTKLQKACGFEDSPEEMLKYLQASIGPGRDDAKLELYCDGTVEHFDWLVAQGVPYKETFYYGQSGEPPTDDGLVWSGSENVHPFRDLARPAPRGHVAAVPGAAGHKVMSVLCEAVERSGARTAFNTICSALYRERDGAISGARIETFGEARNVRARGGIVITTGGFVLNDEMLDAYVPAAKKCSMRVAADGDDGSGIRLGMEAGAGTRHLDKVSVSLPVTQPWDLKAGLLVNAQGQRFINEDAYYGRLGDYALLRQEGRCWLIVDDAFYTPAEYGFELVAVGETPAELGRELGLPEGALESTIDVFNLHARRGEDPLFGKREPYLQPLESAPFGAIDCTTDNARYAVFTLGGLATDVDGRVLDPEGRVIHGLYGAGRSTSGLAVGGYSSGLSLGDGTFFGRRAGRAAASS
- a CDS encoding nuclear transport factor 2 family protein, with translation MGVLEDVHEIEKLKARYADAVDGGWTGTKAHDPDAVVALFVPDGVWDSGDYGGGEGHDGIRAFMATGEAIMPFAFHHITNPRIEVDGDRATARWHALLAVTLEGRAELQTGIYDDVCVRTPDGWRFERLQFTLAGSTSLPETWKTF
- a CDS encoding class I SAM-dependent methyltransferase: MSPLPPHATDRVDESPDADFYAFARMVVHIDDATIEALTDYYAEVLTPGADVLDLMSSWVSHLPLDPPLGRVAGLGMNTEELAANRRLTEHVVHDLNREPTLPYADASFDFVVNAVSVQYLTRPLEVFAEVARVLRPGGRSIVAMSHRCFPTKAIRAFHVPGATERYRLVAAYHAQCGLFEDIEPVDRSPDDADPLWIVTATRSAG
- a CDS encoding molybdopterin-dependent oxidoreductase, whose translation is MPEVHDSFCRFCHAACAIKVTVEDGRPVKVIGSKDNPVYHGYTCAKGRALPEQHANPHRLLQTMKRDDEGVHRPIPVEQAMDEIAEKVARIVEEHGPRSVALYTGTFSFPYAAGAPMASAWLRALGSPMFFTSATIDQPGKMIAPALHGTWGGGPYHFDGADTWMLFGANPTISKSIGIPCMNPAKRLHDAMNRGMDLIVVDPRRSEAAKAATVFLQPKPGEDPTILAGMIRVLLAEDLVDREFVSSWTRGLDELRERVEPFTLDYVERRAGVPGEDVARAARIFASHRKGGLNIGTGPNMASRGNLTEYLGLCMNTLTGHWRREGELLPNPGVLMAPSPSKAQAFDPHPGWGFGEHMRVRNLTDTAAGMPTAALAEEILLEGEGQVKALFSVGGNPMAAWPDQDKTLAAMNALDLNVTLDIKMSATAKLADYVIAPKLSLEVPGITLPTESLTPYAMGYPEPYAQYSPAIVDPPEGSDVIEEWEFFYGLAQRMKLPITLAASYEWGPDMEKPEVTAFDLDRKPSNDELFEALTKGARVPLSEVRKHPGGAVFPEDVAVAAGDPDAPGRLDFADRTMMGELAQVAAEPVDRDTYYAYRLVSRRLPDVHNSAGRDIPKLVRKWSYNPAFMNPEDLAELGLAAGDVIEITSSYSSILGVVEPEAELRRGVISMAHGFGDAPGSPDDKDVRKIGSNTGRLSAADRNYDPYSGIPLMSSIPVNVAPAEELAAS
- a CDS encoding CoA transferase, which produces MQGLRDLRVVDFSNRIAGAYATKLLADAYAEVIKVEPAEGDALRRWTASGQDLDGKDGALFQFLNTSKKSVVGAIGDDHVDALLRGADLVVETSDGAVDGKALAEQYPGLAVLSISDYGRGGPLSGTPSADLVVQANSGGLSGRGLQSMPPVMCGGMTTEWIGGTFSAVAGLAAARRSRANGQGEHIDFSLCEVMNIGSTTYADLMDHLSGRPEAVAGARSVEVPSIEPTLDGWVGFNTNSNQQFTDFLLLIERPDLLEEPEWAMIGTRMARMDEWNEIVRAWTTQHTTAEIVERASLLRIPVAPVCSGKTVLDHIHLKERGVFKKNPTGGFQQPRSPYLMDGEEPRPFEPVPTIGEHQDAIESRERPHPGITPSAASDPDLPLKGIRVIDTTAWWAGPSACQMLANLGADVIKVEAIQRPDGMRMMGGLFMAEGDWWERSAITLAANTNKRGLTLNLADPKGLEICKKLIEEADVFIENFSPRVVENFGLDWENIHRINPKCIVVRMPAFGLSGPWRDNVGFAQTMEQISGLAWITGHADDQPRIQRGPCDPLAGMHAAFATQVALAEREKTGKGHLLECTMVEGALNAAAELAIEWSAYGVELGRDGNRGPQGAPQNVYACAGHENWIALVVRNDDEWSALKDLLGNPAWADDAELATHAGRRRKHGVIDEALASWLATQDLDETVQALHARGIPAGGVWDSRKQSFHPQFIARGFFENVDHPIVGTHPVVRPPFTFATVDAWNRTAAPTMGQHNHEVLTEVGLSEDAIEQLAADEVIGTKPKGL